Proteins encoded by one window of Vitis vinifera cultivar Pinot Noir 40024 chromosome 10, ASM3070453v1:
- the LOC100251456 gene encoding probable LRR receptor-like serine/threonine-protein kinase At1g07650, giving the protein MQMLNLNILRFFFNKCLLLLLLSVAVLSCFRPATGAQLPAYELDALSEIASQLGKKDWNFSLNPCDGNSNWSTPIITEKPLYGNNVSCNCSYPNGECHVVNITLKGQDLAGVLPPSLVKLPYLEMIDLTRNYLSGDIPPQWASTKLEILSISMNRFSGPIPKFFGNITTLKYLGFEGNFFSGTVPPELGKLVNLEHLILNSNNLTGELPPTLANLTNLKELRISSNNFTGKIPSFIQNWKQLQYLEIQASGFEGPIPSSISALTDLIELRISDLTGEGSKFPPIRNMKSLDKLMLRSCNISGPIRTYLADMTELRFLDLSFNKLEGQIPNLDSLTNVEAMCLTGNLLNGNIPDGIKSRESRSQIDLSYNNFSEKSAPPACRDSLNLFRSFSGGKNLELGGCLESYPCSKDRYSLHINCGGAETTIGNIVYQGDQYEGGAAKFHPMSDNWGFSSTGHFWDHSISINDYIAQNVSVLRMNNSGLYTRARLSPLSLTYYGRCLANGNYTVKLHFAEIIFRSNRSFYSLGRRIFDVYIQDKLELKDFDIEHAARGVDKTIVKEFKAVVRNKTLEIRFYWAGKGTTALPSRGTYGPLISAISVESDFKPPSHGNMKTLIGALGLLLILIFTVLGIIWWKCYFKGKSPIEELRGLDLQTGFFTLRQIKAATNNFDAANKLGEGGFGSVYKGTLLDGTIIAVKQLSSKSKQGNREFVNEIGMISGLQHPNLVRLYGCCIEANQLLLVYEYMENNSLARALFGREEFQLKLDWPTRQRICVGIAKGLAFLHEESALKIVHRDIKTNNILLDRDLNPKISDFGLAKLDEEENTHISTRVAGTIGYMAPEYALWGYLTYKADVYSFGVVALEIVAGKNNMKYRPNEDYFSLLDWAFFLQQKGNLMELVDPKLESDFNKEEVLRMIKISLLCTNPSPALRPTMSAVVNMLEGRAPVQEFPLNPIIFGDEALRSQYSQMHFHRSSETETIKHSSDSTGIGSPSTSTRDLHQINPDSLM; this is encoded by the exons ATGCAGATGCTTAATCTAAACATCCTCAGGTTCTTCTTCAACAAgtgccttcttcttcttcttctctctgtCGCTGTGTTGAGTTGCTTTAGGCCAGCAACAGGTGCTCAGCTGCCTGCCTATGAAT TGGATGCTCTTAGTGAAATTGCTTCACAATTGGGAAAAAAGGATTGGAATTTCAGTCTCAACCCTTGTGATGGGAACTCCAACTGGTCAACACCAATAATAACAGAGAAGCCATTATATGGCAATAATGTCAGCTGCAATTGCTCCTATCCTAATGGTGAATGCCACGTGGTTAACAT AACTCTCAAAGGGCAGGATCTTGCTGGTGTCCTTCCACCATCCCTGGTGAAACTACCTTACCTTGAGATGAT TGATCTGACTAGGAACTACCTTAGTGGTGACATACCTCCTCAATGGGCTTCTACAAAGTTAGAAATTCT ATCCATTTCTATGAACCGATTCTCAGGCCCAATCCCAAAATTCTTTGGGAACATTACCACTCTTAAGTACTT GGGTTTTGAGGGCAATTTTTTTTCTGGAACTGTACCTCCCGAGCTTGGGAAACTGGTCAACTTGGAGCATCT CATTCTTAATTCTAACAATCTCACTGGAGAGTTGCCTCCAACCCTTGCTAACCTGACTAATTTAAAAGAACT TAGGATTAGCAGCAACAATTTCACAGGAAAAATACCTAGTTTCATTCAAAATTGGAAGCAACTTCAGTACTT GGAAATCCAGGCCAGTGGTTTTGAAGGCCCCATACCTTCTAGTATTTCTGCCTTGACTGATTTAATTGAACT AAGGATCAGTGACTTGACTGGAGAGGGATCCAAATTTCCACCAATAAGAAACATGAAAAGCTTGGATAAGTT GATGTTGAGGAGCTGTAATATCTCTGGACCCATCCGAACATATCTAGCAGATATGACAGAATTGAGATTTCT AGACCTCAGCTTCAACAAGTTGGAAGGACAAATTCCAAATCTTGACAGTCTAACAAATGTTGAAGCCAT GTGTCTGACAGGCAACTTGCTTAATGGAAATATTCCAGACGGGATCAAGAGCAGAGAAAGTCGCTC CCAAATAGATCTTTCTTACAATAACTTCTCTGAGAAATCTGCACCACCTGCTTGTCGAGATAGCTT gaACTTGTTTAGAAGCTTTTCTGGGGGGAAAAACTT AGAACTTGGTGGGTGCCTGGAAAGCTATCCTTGTTCAAAAG ATCGATATTCATTGCATATAAATTGTGGGGGAGCGGAAACAACCATCGGAAACATTGTTTATCAAGGGGATCAATATGAAGGAGGTGCTGCAAAGTTTCATCCCATGAGTGATAATTGGGGGTTTAGTAGCACTGGACACTTCTGGGACCATAGCATCTCCATAAACGATTATATAGCACAAAATGTATCTGTACTCAgaatgaacaactctgggttataCACCAGAGCACGCCTTTCTCCTCTATCTCTCACTTATTATGGACGCTGCTTAGCGAATGGGAACTATACAGTGAAGCTTCACTTTGcagaaataatttttagaagCAATAGATCTTTCTATAGTCTGGGAAGACGGATTTTTGATGTTTATATACAG GACAAGCTGGAATTGAAGGATTTTGATATTGAACATGCAGCAAGAGGAGTCGATAAGACAAttgtaaaagaatttaaagcAGTTGTTAGAAATAAAACTTTAGAAATCCGTTTTTATTGGGCTGGGAAGGGGACAACAGCTTTGCCATCAAGAGGAACTTATGGTCCTCTCATATCAGCTATTTCTGTAGAATCCG ACTTCAAGCCTCCTTCTCATGGCAACATGAAGACACTCATTGGAGCTCTAGGTTTGCTGTTGATCCTCATTTTCACAGTTTTAGGCATTATTTGGTGGAAATGCTACTTCAAAGGAAAATCCCCAATCGAAG AGTTGAGAGGATTAGATCTGCAGACTGGCTTTTTTACTTTGCGACAAATTAAAGCTGCTACTAACAACTTTGATGCTGCAAACAAGCTTGGGGAAGGAGGTTTTGGATCTGTATATAAG GGTACATTGTTAGATGGTACCATAATTGCAGTGAAGCAACTTTCTTCCAAATCGAAGCAAGGAAATCGTGAATTTGTGAATGAGATAGGAATGATATCTGGTTTACAACACCCGAATCTTGTGAGATTATATGGATGCTGTATTGAAGCAAATCAACTATTGTTGGTATATGAATACATGGAGAACAATAGCCTTGCCCGTGCTTTATTTG GTAGAGAGGAATTCCAATTGAAATTGGACTGGCCCACCAGACAGAGGATTTGTGTTGGCATAGCAAAAGGTTTGGCTTTCCTGCACGAGGAATCAGCATTGAAAATTGTTCATAGGGAcatcaaaacaaacaatataCTTCTCGATAGGGACCTTAACCCTAAGATATCTGACTTTGGTTTGGCCAAGCTTGATGAAGAAGAGAACACCCACATTAGCACCAGAGTTGCTGGAACTAT AGGATATATGGCACCAGAGTATGCGCTCTGGGGTTATTTAACCTATAAAGCAGATGTTTACAGCTTTGGAGTCGTTGCATTGGAAATTGTTGCTGGGAAGAACAACATGAAATATAGACCAAACGAGgactatttttctcttttagatTGG GCCTTTTTTCTACAACAAAAAGGAAATCTGATGGAGTTGGTGGATCCAAAGTTGGAGTCTGATTTCAACAAGGAAGAGGTCTtaagaatgattaaaatatcTCTATTATGCACCAATCCATCCCCGGCACTTAGGCCTACCATGTCTGCAGTGGTGAATATGCTTGAAGGTCGGGCTCCTGTTCAGGAATTCCCCTTGAATCCAATTATTTTTGGTGATGAAGCCCTCAGAAGCCAGTATAGTCAGATGCATTTCCACAGATCAAGTGAAACTGAGACCATCAAGCATTCATCTGATTCAACAGGCATTGGATCTCCCTCTACATCAACGCGTGATCTCCATCAAATCAATCCTGACTCATTAATGTAG